A genome region from Sebastes umbrosus isolate fSebUmb1 chromosome 22, fSebUmb1.pri, whole genome shotgun sequence includes the following:
- the LOC119482048 gene encoding 5,6-dihydroxyindole-2-carboxylic acid oxidase-like, protein MWQCCCLVLVGLVVVVSAQFPRECVTPDGLRSGQCCPSPSGLNDDPCGSSAGRGQCVSITADARPHGPQYPHDGRDDRERWPVRYFNRTCQCNGNFSGYNCGRCRHGWTGPSCDQRVSVVRRNVMQLSADEKRAFVSALDQAKRTVHPDLVIATRRHVEILGPDGNTAQFENITVYNYFVWTHYFSVSKTFLGAGQASFGGVDFSHEGPGFVTWHRFHLLQLERDMQDMLQDPSFALPYWNFAIGGSTCDICTDDLMGARSSFDMNSLSTNSIFSQWRVICESVEDYDTLGTICNNTESSPIRRNPGGNVNRPMVQRLPEPQDIADCLQVNAFDTPPYYSTSSESFRNTIEGYSAPKGNYDPVVRSLHNLAHLFLNGTGGQTHLSPNDPIFVLLHTYTDAIFDEWLRRHSPDSSLYPEENAPIGHNRGFNMVPFWPPVTNAEMFLTAPENLGYSYEAEWPGQAFTLTEIITMAIVAALVLVAVIFAASCALRARSYKMEGHQPLLGDQYQRYDDNKSQSVV, encoded by the exons ATGTGGCAgtgctgctgtttggtgctcGTGGgcttggtggtggtggtgagcgCGCAGTTCCCCAGAGAGTGCGTGACACCTGATGGACTGAGGAGCGGTCAGTGTTGCCCGTCGCCCTCCGGACTCAACGACGACCCGTGCGGCTCCAGCGCTGGCCGCGGACAGTGCGTGTCCATCACGGCGGACGCGCGGCCGCATGGTCCGCAGTACCCGCACGACGGACGGGACGACCGGGAACGGTGGCCGGTGCGGTACTTCAACCGCACCTGTCAGTGTAACGGGAACTTCAGCGGGTACAACTGCGGCCGCTGCAGACACGGATGGACCGGGCCCAGCTGCGACCAGAGAGTCTCTGTTG TAAGAAGAAACGTGATGCAGCTCAGCGCGGACGAGAAGCGTGCGTTCGTGAGCGCGCTGGATCAGGCCAAGCGCACGGTGCACCCGGACCTGGTGATTGCAACGCGGCGCCACGTAGAGATCCTCGGGCCCGACGGGAACACCGCGCAGTTTGAGAACATCACCGTCTACAACTACTTCGTGTGGACGCACTACTTCTCCGTCAGCAAGACGTTCCTGGGCGCGGGCCAGGCCAGCTTCGGGGGCGTGGACTTCTCGCACGAGGGGCCCGGGTTCGTCACGTGGCACCGGTTCCACCTGTTGCAGCTGGAGCGAGACATGCAG GACATGCTGCAAGACCCGTCCTTCGCCCTTCCCTACTGGAACTTTGCCATCGGTGGAAGCACGTGTGACATCTGCACGGACGACCTGATGGGAGCCAGGAGCAGCTTCGACATGAACTCCCTCAGCACCAACTCTATCTTCTCCCAGTGGAGGGTCATATGTGAGAGCGTAGAGGATTACGACACACTGGGAACCATCTGCAACA ACACTGAGAGTTCTCCCATCAGAAGGAACCCAGGAGGAAACGTCAACAGGCCGATGGTCCAGCGTCTCCCAGAGCCCCAGGATATAGCAGACTGTCTGCAGGTGAACGCTTTTGACACACCGCCCTACTACTCCACCTCCTCCGAAAGCTTCAGAAACACAATTGAAG GCTACAGCGCCCCCAAGGGGAACTATGACCCCGTGGTGAGGAGCCTCCATAACCTGGCCCATCTGTTCCTGAAtgggacaggaggacagactcACCTCTCGCCCAACGACCCCATCTTCGTCCTGCTCCACACCTACACTGACGCTATATTTGACGAATGGCTGAGGAGACACAGtccag ATTCGTCTCTGTATCCTGAAGAAAATGCCCCCATTGGTCACAACAGGGGCTTCAACATGGTGCCTTTCTGGCCTCCAGTGACTAACGCTGAGATGTTTTTGACCGCCCCTGAAAATCTTGGTTACTCTTATGAAGCTGAATGGCCAG GTCAAGCTTTCACTCTGACTGAAATCATCACCATGGCAATAGTAGCCGCCCTTGTGCTCGTCGCAGTCATTTTCGCCGCCTCATGTGCATTGCGTGCCAGGTCTTACAAGATGGAGGGCCACCAGCCTCTGCTCGGAGATCAGTACCAGCGCTACGACGACAACAAAAGCCAATCTGTAGTCTAG